The nucleotide window ATATTTTAGGGACTTTATATGCAGCTAAATTTTCTCTACAAAATTTATCTAAATTGTCTTCTGTTACTTCGTGACCCTCTTTTAATACGATATAAGCTTTCACAGTCTCACCGCGATATGGATCTGGAATCCCAGCTACAACTGTTTCTAAAATTGCATCATGTTCATATAATACTTCTTCAACTTCTCTTGGGTAAATATTGAATCCACCTGCAATAATCATATCTTTCTTTCGATCGACTACGTAGAAGTATCCATCTTCATCCATATAACCCATGTCACCAGTCAACAACCAACCATCTTTCAACGTATTAGCTGTTTCTTCTGGACGGTTCCAGTAGCCTTTCATGATTTGTGGACCTTTGACAACGATTTCGCCTACTTCTCCAACTTCAGCTTCTTCGGTAGTCTCCATCTTGAAGATTTTAGAATCTGTATCTGGCCATGGTACACCAATCGTTCCACCACGACGGTTTTCCCAAACAAAATTCGAATGAGTAACAGGTGAAGATTCGGTGAGTCCATAACCTTCAACTAGACGTCCACCAGTCACTTTTTCAAATTGTTCCTGCACTTCTGATGGTAACGGAGCAGAACCACTGATACAAGCTTCAATTGAAGATAAATCATATTTTGATAACTTAGGATGATTCAATAAACCAATATAAATAGTTGGTGCTCCTGGGAATAACGTCGGTTTTTGTTTGTCGATTGCTTTTAGAACACCATCTACATCGAATTTCGGAATAAGAACCATTTTTTGAGCCATCATGATTGAATTATTCATCACAGTTGTCATTCCATATACATGGAAGAACGGTAAAATGCCTAAGACGACTTCTTTCCCGTATTCTGTTTTATAAAGCCATTTAGAACACATTTGAGTATTGGAAACTAAATTAAAATGCGTCAACATGACTCCTTTAGGATAACCTGTCGTTCCACCTGTATATTGCAATAACGCCAAATCTTCTTTTGGATCGATCTCAGGCTTTTCATAATCTCCGGTAGCCTCTTCCATGACACGGTTCCATACATGAGTACCGCCACCATGTTCAGGTTTTACTACAATATTGTATTGTTTCTTTTGAATCATTGGATATAACATATTTTTCGGAAATGGAAGGTAATCTTTGATACCGGCTACTATAATATGTTCAACGTCGGTATTTCCTTTGACGCTTGATGCACGAGGTAATAATATGTCCAAGCATACTAAGAATTTAGAGCCTGAGTCCTTCAGTTGATACTCCAGTTCCCTTTCAGTATAAAGTGGGTTCGTTTGTACAACAATCCCGCCGGCCATTAATGCTCCATAATAAGAAATTACTGCTTGGGGTGTGTTCGGTAACATGATTGCTACCCGGTCCCCTTTTTGTAAACCTAAATCTTGAAAATAACTTGCCATTTTTTTTGATGAATCGAAAAGTTCTTGATAGGTTATTTCTTTACCCATAAAATGAATAGCAACTTTGTCTGGTAATTTTGTCGCAGATTTTTCTAGAAAATCTTGAAGAGGAATGTTGTCATATTCGATTGACGTAGGAATCTCCTCTGGATAATGCTTAAACCATGGTTTGGTTACATTTACCCCCATATTCATACTCCTCCTTTTATTGGTTACTACTTTTATTATAAACATGAAACGGATAAATTTAAAATATTATTTGAAATTATCTGAAATTTATTACTGGAATGTACTTCAAAATTCATCCGCCATGAGTTGGATAAAAAAATCTCCTCACAACCGGGAAAATTGGAGGAGATTCTTTAGATCAGTTCATGTATATAAATATCGCACCGACGAGTACAAATGCTATTGCTACCCATATTAAAACTTTTGCGAGAGTTTCCATCAGACTTCATTCCTTATTATCATATTCATGGATGATAAATTTTAGAATTATTTTAGCTCTAAAATTGTCACTCCACTTCCGCCTTCATTGGCATGACCAAACTTGTATCCCTTAATTCTTGAGTGGCCTTGGGCAAATTGTTGCACACCTTTCATCAAAGCGCCAGTACCTTTTCCGTGAATAATCGACACTTGATGATAGTTAGCCAAGATTGCGTCGTCAATATACTTATCTAAACGATTCAATGCATCTTCATAACGTTCGCCACGAAGGTCTAACTCTGGTTTCACGTGATAATTCTTTCCTTTGATTGTTGATAAAGGCTTTTTCTCCACTGGCTCCGGGCGCTTAACAAATTCAAGGCTTTTAACAGGGACCTTCATCTTCATGATTCCGAGTTGGACTTCATATTCTTTGGCGTTCACTTTCGCCACGACATATCCATTTTGATTGAATGTCAGCACGTGGACTTCATCTCCTGGTTTTAGTTCCTGAGATGGTTTTTTAGCCGTTTGAGTTTTTGAAGTCTCCTTCGTTTCAAAGCTTTCTTTTTGATCAGATAATTTCTTTTTTGCATCAATAAATCGATGCTCTTTAATATTCGCTTCATCACGCATTTCACGAATTTCTTGCAAAATTTCTTCAGCTTGTTTCTCGGCTTTTTCCACGATGGATTTAGCTTTTACTTTAGCGTTTTCATCTAGCTTTTCTTTCTTCTGTAGATATTGATTGAATTCATGTTGTAGCTCTTGGTGAATCTCTGTTGCTTGT belongs to Halalkalibacillus sediminis and includes:
- a CDS encoding long-chain-fatty-acid--CoA ligase, which produces MGVNVTKPWFKHYPEEIPTSIEYDNIPLQDFLEKSATKLPDKVAIHFMGKEITYQELFDSSKKMASYFQDLGLQKGDRVAIMLPNTPQAVISYYGALMAGGIVVQTNPLYTERELEYQLKDSGSKFLVCLDILLPRASSVKGNTDVEHIIVAGIKDYLPFPKNMLYPMIQKKQYNIVVKPEHGGGTHVWNRVMEEATGDYEKPEIDPKEDLALLQYTGGTTGYPKGVMLTHFNLVSNTQMCSKWLYKTEYGKEVVLGILPFFHVYGMTTVMNNSIMMAQKMVLIPKFDVDGVLKAIDKQKPTLFPGAPTIYIGLLNHPKLSKYDLSSIEACISGSAPLPSEVQEQFEKVTGGRLVEGYGLTESSPVTHSNFVWENRRGGTIGVPWPDTDSKIFKMETTEEAEVGEVGEIVVKGPQIMKGYWNRPEETANTLKDGWLLTGDMGYMDEDGYFYVVDRKKDMIIAGGFNIYPREVEEVLYEHDAILETVVAGIPDPYRGETVKAYIVLKEGHEVTEDNLDKFCRENLAAYKVPKIYEFREELPKTAVGKILRRKLVDEEKEKLANQQTQ